One window of Marinomonas primoryensis genomic DNA carries:
- a CDS encoding formate/nitrite transporter family protein, protein MAYIEPSEFVTKMVDAGEQKVYMSTKDTLIRAIMAGAILGLAAIFAITVATQTGSPLLGAVLFPVGFIMLYLMKFDLLTGVFTLVPLALFDKRPGVTPAQVLRNWGLVFIGNFAGALLTAFMMSFILTYGFSTDGGAIAAKVSAIGESRTLGYQSHGAGGWFTIFIRGMLCNWMVSMGVVGAMISTSAGAKMAAMWMPVMLFFYMGFEHSIVNMFLFPFSMIMGGDFTFMDYLVWNEIPTVLGNLAGGLLLVGLPLYLTHVKTSASRKLV, encoded by the coding sequence ATGGCGTATATAGAACCAAGTGAATTCGTGACCAAAATGGTCGATGCAGGCGAGCAGAAAGTCTACATGTCGACAAAAGACACCCTCATTCGAGCCATTATGGCGGGGGCAATTCTAGGGTTGGCGGCAATTTTTGCCATCACGGTAGCGACACAAACGGGCAGCCCATTACTGGGTGCTGTGCTGTTTCCTGTTGGTTTTATCATGCTGTATTTGATGAAGTTTGACCTGCTAACGGGCGTGTTTACGTTAGTGCCTTTGGCTTTGTTTGATAAGCGTCCAGGTGTCACACCGGCGCAAGTATTGCGAAACTGGGGGTTGGTCTTTATCGGCAACTTTGCTGGCGCGTTATTAACGGCTTTCATGATGTCTTTCATCTTAACGTATGGTTTCTCAACCGACGGAGGCGCCATTGCGGCAAAAGTTAGTGCTATTGGTGAATCTCGTACATTGGGTTATCAGTCTCATGGTGCAGGCGGTTGGTTTACCATCTTCATTCGTGGCATGTTGTGTAACTGGATGGTGTCTATGGGCGTAGTTGGCGCGATGATCTCTACGTCTGCTGGCGCAAAAATGGCCGCCATGTGGATGCCGGTTATGTTGTTTTTCTACATGGGCTTCGAGCATTCTATCGTAAACATGTTCTTGTTCCCGTTCTCTATGATCATGGGTGGCGATTTCACCTTCATGGATTACCTTGTATGGAACGAGATCCCAACGGTACTGGGTAATCTTGCTGGCGGTTTATTATTAGTCGGCTTGCCATTGTATTTGACCCATGTGAAAACGTCCGCGTCTCGTAAATTGGTGTAA
- a CDS encoding bifunctional protein-serine/threonine kinase/phosphatase, with amino-acid sequence MKALSVSIGSATSKGEKAINQDFLGHQIPAEPLLTTRGVALAIADGISSSPVSQAASETAVTSFLEDYYRTSEAWSVKTSGEKVLKSINAVLYSQTQSGPSRFDKDKGYVCTFSALVLRSNSAHLFHSGDSRIYRLVGTTLEQLTKDHRRVVSTAQSYLSRALGIDPIADIDYQTFPIAKNDVFVMTTDGIYDFLSAEEIASCIAQASHLNSAAEQILEHALSAGSDDNLSVQIVRVNEVTHYQLEDIQHNVSLLPLPPPLKERMQFEGYDIIRSIYVSSRSHVFLARDLDTNDMVVIKTPSAELSDDQPYLENFMLEDWIAKRVSNPHVVKAIEPPRQRESLYLVTEYIEGQSLAQWMIDNQKPTLEQIRDIISQIANGLQAFHRKAMIHQDIRPANIMIDKHNIVKIIDFGSTYIAGVTNTQDEEVLRGTMRYSAPEYFLGHAGTERSDIYALGVIAYQMLSGNQFPYSPKIAQARSVAAQRRLTYRSVITEDSELPVWIDDALHKALNINPLKRYEEVSEFVYDLHHPNQIFLDRTRPPLIQRNPVMFWQGVSFFLFLVIVFLVAQGQ; translated from the coding sequence ATGAAGGCTCTTAGCGTCAGTATCGGCAGTGCGACCAGTAAGGGCGAAAAAGCCATCAATCAGGATTTCTTAGGGCACCAAATCCCCGCCGAGCCATTATTAACCACACGAGGTGTTGCACTGGCGATTGCCGATGGCATTAGTTCGAGCCCGGTTAGCCAAGCGGCAAGCGAAACCGCCGTTACCAGTTTTTTAGAAGATTATTACCGCACGTCAGAAGCCTGGTCAGTAAAGACCTCCGGCGAAAAAGTACTCAAATCCATCAATGCGGTGTTGTATTCTCAAACCCAAAGTGGCCCCAGTCGATTCGATAAAGACAAAGGCTATGTGTGTACGTTCAGTGCGCTCGTGCTTCGTTCAAATAGCGCGCACCTTTTTCATTCTGGTGACAGCCGCATTTACCGACTTGTTGGCACGACGCTAGAACAACTGACGAAAGACCATCGGCGAGTTGTCTCGACCGCTCAGAGTTATTTGTCTCGTGCCTTGGGTATCGATCCGATTGCGGACATTGATTACCAAACCTTTCCCATTGCCAAAAACGATGTTTTTGTGATGACGACGGATGGCATTTACGACTTTCTTTCCGCCGAGGAAATAGCCTCGTGTATCGCACAAGCCAGCCATTTAAATAGCGCCGCAGAGCAGATCCTAGAACACGCTTTAAGCGCGGGCAGCGACGACAACCTCAGCGTGCAGATCGTTCGAGTGAACGAAGTTACCCATTATCAATTGGAAGACATCCAGCACAATGTCAGCCTTTTGCCGTTGCCGCCGCCATTAAAAGAAAGAATGCAATTTGAAGGCTACGACATCATCCGCTCGATCTACGTGAGCAGCCGAAGCCATGTGTTTTTAGCGCGAGATCTCGACACCAATGACATGGTCGTGATTAAAACGCCGTCAGCAGAATTAAGCGACGATCAACCCTATCTTGAAAATTTCATGCTGGAAGATTGGATCGCCAAACGCGTCAGTAATCCGCATGTGGTCAAAGCCATCGAACCCCCAAGACAGCGGGAATCGCTTTACCTTGTTACCGAATACATCGAAGGCCAATCTCTTGCACAATGGATGATAGACAACCAAAAACCCACGCTGGAACAAATCCGCGACATCATCTCGCAAATCGCCAACGGTCTTCAGGCTTTTCACCGTAAAGCTATGATTCATCAAGACATTCGCCCTGCAAATATCATGATAGACAAGCACAACATCGTGAAAATCATCGACTTTGGATCCACTTACATTGCAGGCGTTACCAACACCCAAGACGAAGAAGTTCTACGCGGCACCATGCGCTATTCCGCACCAGAATACTTCCTTGGTCATGCGGGCACCGAGCGATCTGACATTTACGCGCTCGGCGTCATTGCTTATCAAATGTTATCTGGCAACCAATTCCCTTACAGCCCGAAAATAGCCCAAGCTCGAAGCGTTGCGGCCCAACGACGTTTAACTTATCGCAGCGTTATTACCGAAGACTCAGAGTTGCCGGTGTGGATCGACGACGCACTGCATAAAGCCCTAAACATCAACCCGCTAAAGCGCTACGAAGAAGTCTCTGAATTCGTCTATGACTTACATCATCCCAACCAAATATTCCTCGATCGAACTCGTCCACCATTGATACAGCGTAACCCTGTTATGTTCTGGCAAGGCGTGTCCTTTTTCCTGTTCCTCGTGATCGTATTTCTAGTGGCTCAGGGGCAATGA